The following are encoded in a window of Candidatus Hydrogenedentota bacterium genomic DNA:
- a CDS encoding AAA family ATPase has protein sequence MKIIELHVENFKRLKAVTIRPGENNVVEISGRNAQGKSSAIDAIWAALQGSSALRNTPAPVRKGAEKAEIRLDLGKYVVTRNWTATGNTYLTVTTGGEYKAKLNSPQKLLDNIVGDLCFDPLSFTRLGDKEQADMVMSLLKLELADLDRGREDAYEERKAVNRDISRAKAELDGLPKPEEGLPAEPVDLNALLREHEDALKETQRLNGVIAKAETLRKQLAEAEEQLRRAQERTDRLKVELDAAETETEKVVYPDVEAIKWRVDAAGETNRKIESARKRGDLESRIAAFANQAEDLTQTIDATYKAKQDRIAAAQMPVVGLSFDLETGRLTLNGVPLKQASRSEQLRVAVVMAMAQHPELRVMRIEDASILDAESMAMLKGLAADNDYQIWMEVVDESGEVGIYIEDGEVWSSNLPDAPDSGLLPTPPVAPPVTEEELL, from the coding sequence CGTCGAGATTTCCGGCCGCAACGCCCAGGGCAAGTCGAGCGCCATCGACGCGATCTGGGCCGCGCTGCAAGGGTCGTCCGCGCTTCGGAACACACCGGCGCCCGTTCGCAAGGGCGCGGAAAAGGCGGAGATCCGTCTCGACCTCGGCAAATACGTGGTCACCCGGAACTGGACGGCCACAGGGAACACCTATCTCACCGTCACCACCGGCGGCGAATACAAGGCGAAGCTCAATTCACCGCAGAAACTGCTGGACAATATCGTGGGCGATCTATGCTTCGACCCATTGTCCTTCACGCGTCTCGGCGACAAGGAGCAGGCGGACATGGTCATGTCCCTGCTCAAACTCGAGCTGGCCGATCTGGACCGCGGGCGCGAGGATGCGTACGAAGAACGCAAGGCGGTGAACCGGGACATTTCCCGCGCCAAGGCCGAACTGGACGGTCTGCCCAAACCCGAGGAGGGGCTGCCGGCGGAACCGGTCGATCTGAACGCGCTCCTTCGGGAACATGAGGACGCGCTCAAAGAGACGCAACGCCTGAACGGGGTCATCGCCAAAGCGGAGACGTTGCGCAAGCAACTGGCCGAGGCCGAGGAACAACTGCGCCGTGCGCAGGAACGCACCGACCGTCTCAAGGTCGAACTGGATGCGGCGGAAACCGAGACGGAGAAGGTCGTCTATCCCGACGTCGAAGCGATCAAGTGGCGGGTCGATGCCGCGGGAGAAACCAACCGCAAGATCGAATCCGCCCGCAAACGAGGCGACCTCGAATCGCGTATCGCCGCGTTCGCCAATCAGGCGGAGGACCTCACCCAAACCATCGACGCGACCTACAAGGCCAAACAGGATCGCATCGCCGCCGCGCAGATGCCGGTCGTGGGTCTGTCTTTCGATCTGGAAACCGGACGTCTCACGCTGAACGGCGTGCCACTCAAACAAGCGTCGCGCAGCGAGCAGTTGCGCGTGGCCGTCGTGATGGCTATGGCGCAGCACCCCGAACTGCGCGTCATGCGCATCGAGGACGCATCCATTCTCGACGCCGAATCCATGGCGATGCTCAAAGGACTCGCCGCGGACAACGACTACCAGATCTGGATGGAGGTCGTGGACGAGTCCGGCGAGGTCGGCATCTACATCGAGGACGGCGAAGTCTGGTCGTCCAATCTGCCCGACGCCCCGGATTCCGGACTCCTGCCCACACCGCCGGTCGCTCCGCCGGTCACGGAAGAGGAGTTGCTGTGA